Genomic DNA from Magnolia sinica isolate HGM2019 chromosome 4, MsV1, whole genome shotgun sequence:
CCCAAGGTCTATTCAATCCTGTCCGTATAGTAAATCGCGGGCCTGAGCGTGGTCCGGGCTCGTGGctggctaaaaaaaaaaatgctcgaTCCCAGCCCGAGCACTAGCCAGTTCGGGGCTGTTCACTAGGCGAGTCCTGTCATGCATGATATTTGATAGAAATGGCCTTCAAATCGTAAATGGGCCGCGATATGGGCTTTGTGCACAGAGCCCAGCACGGAAGCCCATGGTCCAGACCTGAATTGAGAAAAATGATCACGTGTTAAAGTCCTGGTTCTTGCATACATGTGAATGTAAACGTATGTGTTGGGATGTGGGATGTGCTTTGATCGAAGAGGCCATTCCCAGTATGGCGTGTGAGGTTGGGgtcgttcattaggtgggccaaaaatcaggcaggtcaATCGATAAGTCTGGTCACGTGAAAATTGAATATTAAGCAGTGTCATTTTGTTTTCTTAGTAACCGGGTTTTTCAAACaagtgtattctatatccacatcgtctatctgtttttcctGTGTATGGACTAATAAATGAAGttgattcaaatcttaagtagacaaTACTATAGGATATAGTGGTGATTGTTTTGGAACAAGCTGTTATTTGTTGTTTTACTATCGTCtctgtctttgtgaccttattaacaggttggatggcaaataaatattacgaaagcattagtgggccctagaaagttgtaatggtggggcgttcaatcaccactgtttcctaatgTATAGTGGGGCCGTACTAGAGGGAAGTGGATTGTGTCCTGCCCTGCATGGACAATAATTCGTCaagagctctgtgggacccaccatgatgtatgggtattacccacactatccatccatttttccagatcattctaggGTTTGAgcaaaaaaataggcagatctgaagctcaagtgggtcacattagcAGAAGCAACAGTGGTAAAGACacccatcatttaaaaaaaacaaatatcaacttgattcaaaacctcctggcaccatgtggtccacttgagccctcccattatttatttatttatttattttttaaactcctttatattaaaaaaatgaatgggcactgataaaacccatacatgacggtggcccccacagagctctgCATAACCCCCCAGATATACCTGTGCCCAGGACTGTGTGGGGCCATAGaaatgtccgtgacaaatccactccatccatctgttttgaaagactacaATAGGTCAGGATCTTCGAAATcatgcagattcaaaactcaggtggaccacaccaacaaaacagtgggaagagaAACGTCggccgttgaagccttcctgcAACGGTTGATAGGGTtactaccactcagataaactgcaggaacagatatcatcctgatacaaaacttctgtcaccccaaagcgttcaatccccactgtttcctatggtctgacccacatgagttttagatcttcctaatttttaggATCCTgtactattgtggtctttcaaagcagatagacggaatggatttatcacatacatctctatgggccccacacagccccaggcACAGGAACATCTAAGTGCCCGGGGTCacagcaatccgcttccatttaacTGTACTTGGTGGAGTGTTCTTTGAAAGTGAACTTGCCTCACACGTGAAAAAAGGCACGCAGGTGTAAGATCAGAGCTGCACCGTTTGACAAGTAGGGGTGAGCCGTACAAAGTCACTAATCGAGACTGCAATGGCTATGATTATTGCGATCTTGATCCGATCAATGGTTTTGACTGGACTGATGACTTGGACGGAGGCCAGGATTTCAAGCCTAGGCCTAGCCTTTCGGCCGAGTTTAAGGGCCCAAGCCTCGGCCCTAGAGTGCTAGGCCATACCCCCATCCGGTCGCATTGCCACTTCTAGTTTTAAATCATTATTGACTGATTAATTGAccaagaaatttgattcatagACTTAAGATGGAGACATTTGATTGTGTTATGTGGACCGTTGGATGACGAACGGGTCCTACGTAAGCATTTTCTTATGTAATGATGCGTAGCATGGTTATCATTACACATCTGCGTTTGAAGACCGTCATTGTTGCAACTTGTATTCTTAAGCAATTCATTCGAAAGTagaaaaatgttgaaaaaaatgcATGCAATGAGTGGATGCCGATTGGGTAGTGGtcggtgctcggtgggccccaccatgatgcatgtattttgtctatgctgttcatccattatatatatagggaaaaggtactatgcgtgtgattcgacctcacgagtccgtcccatgaggtcgagctgtgtgggccccaccgtgatgtgtttcaaacatctaacccatcagtatgcaccattccatcgtgggcctaggtctcaaaaataaagtcaatctgtgacttgtgtgggccacaccacatacagatcattttagatcttgaggcAAAAACTGAGgtaaatccaagtctcaagtggaccacatcacatgaacagttgattgaatactcaccatccaaaacttcttggaggccacgaaagttttggattaaggtgatatttgtttttactcttagTCTAGGTTTATACGGCTTAATCAACTAgtgggatgtcaaataaacattaaagtggcccttaggaggtttttaatggtggacattcaattaataCTTTTTACCGTTTTGTAATTCCCCTAAGAATTAGATCATTGGCCTCAATTTTTTCTTATCAAGTcctgaaaaattagaaaaatggaTTAAGAaatacttatatcatggtggggctcacaaagtaCTGACCACTAATCATTAGCATAGTTAGCGAAATTGCATCGGCAATGAGTCACctttatattcattaagtgggccctacattaaTAAATAAGATGTCTAGAGTTGTTAGAATAAATTAGGATAATTTTCTTAAATTatagtaattttattttcatttataaaGATATGTATTTATTGAAATTACTATAAATCTTTCACATATATCTCACATCTTCTATATATTTATAAATGAAAGATATGTATTTATTGAAATTACTATAAATCTTTCACATATATCTCACATCTTCTATATCTTTTTATAATtctaaatgaaataaataaattatagctTATAACAATATAGACCGTCATAATTGTAACGTTGAATCCAAATACAAATTGAAATTGTCTCTACCTATGCCTATATCCCCACTATGGGATCTTCATTGAATGCTTAGGATATTTCCATCACCTTGATTTTCAGGTATGAGAAAATCCAAGAAGGACCCACATTGACATAATTAGATGGACCGTCCATGTAGTACAAGGAAGTGATCCATTGATCATAATTGCATGATGCACCGTGTGCTTTAAAACGTTAAATTTGGGCCATTGCCTACATCTTTCATCACAAGTTCCTCataggatggttaggatcattctatCACATTGATTTTATGTATGGGAAATTGTAAGATGGGCCCACCATGCATACTTCTCTTCAATGTATGAGATAATGTGGACACAATCATCAATTTCTTATTCCAAAGTCATGTTCAAACATCTGTACATTAACCAAGAGCCgtatttgattattattattattattattgttattttttactTTAGAAGACATTGGATAGAATCCTGTGCTTTGTAGGAGCACTAACTTTTTATACCTCTGCTTTTCTACTGTGCACGTGCGCGTGAGTATAATGATTCGAACCGTTCATTCATCACTAGGCTTTATACATGGACCCTAGacaaaaattgaaaggaaaaaaaaaaaaaagaactatatGGACCGTACATTCTCACTAGCAAGATTTTGATGATTTTTACAGACCAGTGATAAATTGTTAGGATTGTTGGGTCATTGTGATTTTTGATTTGCAGTCCATCTATGGTTTTCGCTcatgaatgaacggttcagatcatgaaaCACATTTTCCATGTATATCGGCATAAGAAAGTGGGAGCATCGGCTCTCGCCCGTGTATCAACGGCGCTTTTTAGGCCAATGGAACGTCAGGACTTGTTTTAGAATTACTGATGCGACATGGCTATGAATCGGTTCATCGACCGGTCAATAAATGCAAttctctatctttttttttttccacaaatcGGACTTAGAAACTCTAAGCTTGGTGGAAATGATTAAAGTCCGTGGAATTTACTGGATGTTCCTTCTGGATGGTGATTTCAGTTACCGGACTGTGTGGGGCAGtactgttatgtatgtgtttttatccacgctgtctatcctttttttcagttcatttcagagcatgcccaaaaataagacagatctaaaactcaactaGATCACACTGGAGaaagcaatggtgattgaatgcctgccattgataACTTTTGGAGGGggaacagaagttttggatcaagtagatAACCATGTTTTCCCTTTTCCCAgtctgtttgatcttatgaattagttggcaaataaatattatgttagGCCTAATCCACTTTAGCTGTTTTGTATGATGGCataatccacttgagctttgggtcgcctttttttttttgctcttatACTAAATTGAGTTGAAAAACACAAATAGATGATTTAGATaaaatataaacataatggtgggacaCCATGGAGTTGGGTGAATGGGGAGGCAATCGGCACTATTCTTATCGTTGTTGATTATGTCCGTATGACGTGTCATGTAGCTTAGCACCGACAGGTACTGTGCAGTGTCATAAAAGCTCCGTGGGCTACACTATGagtttatccaggccatctatccattttacaagctcattttaggtatgagccaaaaaattaggcatattcaaatctcaagacAACGTCACATTAAATAATGGCAATTGAATGCCTAACATAAGAACTTCCTTGAGCCAATCTAAGTACATTAAGTCAGGCAATTTAGCTAGTGACGTTGTGGTTGGTGCTCActgttgtatatgttttatctatgtcatttataatttttttcgtatcattttaaggcttgatcccaaaaataggtagatctaaatctcaagtggattacaCTACGTAAAACAATattaattaaatgtccaccattaaaaatctcctatgacccactgtactgtttatttgacatcccacCTATTGATTAAAATATCagctatccaaaacttctataaaccctggtaaatttttaatggtgcacactcaattaacattgtttcatgtgattcacttcacttgaaatttgaatatacctcatttttgtgcataTGTCatgaaataatttgaaaaaaatagatggacagcacaTCCATCATGGGGGTCCCATAAAGCACCGACTACTGTCTACTGGACAtttgctagtggcagggtcaccagCCAATCTGCGTCCATTAAGTCCGTTCGGAAGCTTCAAAGAAAAACCACTTTTACGTCCCCACGTATTCTAATAAGAGACGTCCAGACTTTAGTCGTCGTATCAAGCTGTTTTCAATGATGCAAACCGCTAATGTTACGGGACATATCCATATATAGGGGaaatatttcaacccttagattatTCAAATGTTATAAATACCTGTCCATATTCGGCTAACAAGACTCAAATTATCTGAAGTATTGAAATATCCCAGTAAGGACGATTGTTAAGCGCTCTCAGGGTACCATGGGTTATAAAGTTCTCCTGGTACACCAGCCAGATAAtgggtgtcaaagctctgtggggcccaccatgatgtatgtgctttatccttgCCTTCTATCCATTTTACCGGCTCATTCTAAGGCATaggaatgagacagattcaaagctcaagtggaacacaccacagagaTGGTGGGTATTGAATaactatcgttgaaaacttcatgaAGCCCACcgcaatatttatttgccatctgatgtagagcgggtcgtgtaaccctggataaagggaaaacataaatatcaacttgatctaaaacttatgtggcctcaagaagtttttaatggtaagcatttaattccaaccttttcccatggtgtggtccacttgagctttgtttctgcctcatttttcatatcatgcatcagaatgagctgaaaaaatgtatgaatagtatggataaaacgcacgcatcatggtggggtctacagggctttgacaccagctatctggctggtgttgggtcacAGCCAAACTGCGTTCCCTAGTTGCATCCGGACACTTGGAACATAATAGTTCCTGAGTTATCAAGTAAAAACATCACACCAATCCAACAATTCTAACCATCCGATCAATGGGTTAcagaatggacggtcaagatcatttatgaAATTGTCTGGATCCAACTTAAGCTGTCAATGGGTACTAGGACTTGCAGGTGCTTGTTGACTCTATCCGATATTAACAGGTCTGGTACCATGAATCTGGTTAGGTTCACGTCTTACCCCTTTGGACCAGCTCTCATATCATTGTAAGTCATAACGTTCTCCGTTCCATAGGGACACCCTGACTGTCCGATCCATTGATCCTGACCATCTGATCCATTGATCTTGACCGTTCAATACGTTCATCTAACATTTCATTAGCTACCATGATAGTTAATACAGATAGTTATTAATAACATAAGTCTAATCAACAATTGGAACAATCTATTTGTTAGGgttcatcatggattgcttatgatccCCAAGAAACatttttgttaggcaattgtaacaATCCCATCCGTGCATTCAAAATAGACAATCTACGAAAATAAGGGCAATTCAAAGATGAATCAAATTATCCAATAAGTACAATTTCACATAATAGCCTATGAAATGTATTCTGGTTTTACTGAACGGTTCAAATCAATCGATTGAACTATCCAAGTTAACTGATGGGGCCAACTTATTGGAAGGGTTTGATTTTACAAGCggtttttacttttaaaattagcATATGGGTGTACTATAGCTTGTGGTCCGTCAATTTGGACTAAAAAACAACTTCTGAGCTTATAAGTTGCTTTTGGTTACTCGCAGGAGATGGCCACATGGAGATGGATGCTCAGCTTTGATATTTTTTATAccgtccaccgtgatgtgtatgcaaGATTCATATTGACCATTAGACGTGTAATTTCAATTTAGGCGGGCTACTACAAATAAAGTTGGGAGAGAGGCatacacccttgatttttacaagcaCTGTGATTATTGTACTGTATCCACTCTGACCATTTCATCTTAGGGCACGGGTCTAAAAACTAGGTAGATATCAAGCTAAAATGTACCCCACCACATAAAGTCATGGGTATTGAACACTTATTGTTATAGAGGAAATAGGCCGACCTACTATTGACAAGCCAAGTCAACGATTCAAACAAGTGACCAGTGTGATCCAGTGGCTAGACCTCCGTCTCCTTAACCAAGTGTGGAGAAAGGCCGAGCTCAACCTTCTCTACTAATTTGGGGGAAAGGCCGAGCTCGACCTCCTCGACTAAGTATGGGAAAGGCTGATCTTGATTTCTAAGCACAAGGTCGATGCCTTTACTAACTACAATGTGAAGCCAGCTAACTCACCTTAGGTCAGTGAGACCCACCCTTAGACGGACACAACACCAACTTCGACTGTTCCCTAGCTCTGACTGCTTTAGGACAATTGAACCCGCCCTATGTGGGATACGACTTGACCTTAATAAGGTTTATTTGTATTCTTAGCTGAAGATCACGGAAACCGACTTCCACATATGTTACCCCGAAGTTCTAGCCAAGGATCTAGAAAGATCCGTTGCGCGAGGAGTCCAAATCCTACTATAACTAATTTCTATCGAACATGAATATGTGCCCTCTACAACACCGCTtctcttcacctataaataagtacctctaatggtgaaaggtatgcacaatcttTAGCCCTAAACCCTTGACATTTAATTAGACCCACATTCTTGACATTATCATTAGAGGGTCCTCGGCATAAGTCAGGGTCTTCCTTGCCTGATTTTTGTGCATGTTCACAAATCCAGGAAGGGCTAACTAGATTTATGTATAAACACgtaccattaaaaatgttttgggtgcaactgaagttttgaatcaagctaatatttgtgttttcacttcatcccctTATGTGTGACTTTTTGAACAGGTTGAATGTAAAATAAAGATCataatggaccctaggaaggttttatatgctgtggtccacttgatctttggagccttccattttttggattatgcctcggaactgatatgaaaaaaatagatggatggtgtagatataacatatagatcatggtggagtccacataaCTTTGACACGTCAACATAACTACCCATAAGGTTCTATGCTACACAACCCACACAATACGAGTTGGGCATTGGTGTAACCTGGGTAACACAATAGTGGGTTTTCATTGACCATGGGGCAaccttgatacatgtgtttttttaatccacacccttcatcaGTTTTATCGACTCAATTTAGATTATGGTGCCAAAAATgacataaatccaaatctcatgtggaccacaaagcaggaagcagtggtgattgatcattaaatacTTCTTGAGGCCACGAAAGttggaagaagctgatatttctgttttccttttatcgaagtgcatgtgaccttgtcaacaggttctgggccttaggaaatttttaatggcgggcattcaatgttcactgtttcctatagtgtggtccacttatgatttggatctgcttcctttttaGGAACATACAGTAAAATGATGcataaaaactgatgaacggagtggatatgttgcgcatacaaggtgggcctcacaattagGAAAAGTTCCAATCCGGTGCTAACCCGAGAAAAACTTGATGCACTCCATTGTTGCTGGTAAGGTGGCACTTTACAGGATCTAACATCGGCAGTGCCGTGGCCTGCCCTTCATTTTTCAAGTGGCGCACCGTGATGTGTATCGTAACTATTAGATGTCTAGTCTTATGTTGGGCTCAGACCCAAGAAATCATGCTGTTACatggcttaagtgggccatactaatgaaAAGATTGGGAGAGATACCCATccttgatttttacatggcccaccgtgatgatcatGTGAAATCTACTCAAACCGTTCAATGTAACTTGTTGGACTAtttaactagttgtgtgtgagcatttttttaatatatacatataatgaaATACTCACTTGTGTACCAATTCTCACTAAAACTTTTGAACATTTTTTGATACGTGATGTGAACACAGAATCTGAACCTTATATGTGATGCATCACCCCATAAAACTTCTTATGCCTAACTTTTgacatgatctaaaactttagtaGGCCATGACAAAATAAAAGAGTTATCtctcttgatttgcctctcttttttttttatgaccCACTAAAGTTTTTGATCAGGTAGAAAGTTAGGCCTTAAAATTTTCATGaggtgccacatcacatgaaccGTTTGAATTTTGTGCCCATAATACATGCAAACGTGCACACGGGTGTTGATGCAAGGAGCGCAGGTGAGCATGGCTCTTTCTATGTTTATAGCCAGCGAACATAGATCCAAAAGTGTAAACGGAAAGCTGAAGTCGATCTCCTCTGGGTCGGTGAGATTTAAACCCAATCAGATCAGTACAGGTACTACGTACCCAGCCCAAACCTGTCCTTTGACAGTCAAAATAAGATCCGATTATGATAATATAGACGGTGAAGATTGAATGAAATTGGACCGGATGTGGGGTTCATTTAATGAGTGGCGTAGATGGTTTGCTAATAAAGTGGTGGCCCCACACAGGTAGCTGCATAACTTTAATACACAAGTGAGTTGCTTTTATATCCAGGTCTGTCCATGAACTGCCCTGTCCAATAAACAATAGTGTTTGGtttcaaatatcatgatatttcattataATTGCATTAATTAGACTCCTTAATCATGAAAATGAAATttcgtgatatttggtgcaaccaaatgcacccttataattattaattatatttttaattCGTAACAAAAGTAATTCAATATATAAttgcaataaaataaataatagtaaacaaactcatttttaagtggcacccaaacaggcctcACAGTCTGATATTTATCATTATTTCCCAGTATATTCACAATTCCCCCATAAAAACTCAAAACTCTACAAACTCAGCGACTCGGCCGAGTCAACTATACTAAGTCACTCACCTTTTATTATTGCGCACGAGCATCACCAAGGCCACTGGCTCGGGTAACATAAGAATCCTACCCACAGCTACACATCCCTCTACGAACCCCACCGCACATGTTTCCCTACCCCTAAAAtcaatccagtccgttcatcagcTGGGCCCCTGGTTGCACCTTGTTTGCCCACATGATAAGCGGACTCGTCTAACTTTTGAACAGGGCTCATACATAGTGGGCTCGGGCTGATGAACAGCCTAGATATTCTGCACGTGTCAATCCCGTGAGTAACCATTGCATCCCGGACCCGAAAGGCTCGACGAGTAAAACAATTCCGATAGGTAGGTCTCCAAATGGTCAGGAACAATGATATCCGTATCCttctcatggcccaccaaaaaccGATACTTCCAGTAAAATGCCCGATACGCCGTTAAAATCTTCTTCTTCACCGAAGCTTTCATCTCTTCTCTCATACTCCCATCCGGCACCACCCACTCCGTCTGGGCCCGGTATACGGCCCAAAAAGCGTGATTGAATCTCTGGAACACCTCCATTGCCGCGTCCCGCTCGATCACGACCGTTGGATCCTCCTGCAACGACGCCACCGCCTTACCCCACGTGGTGTTTTCGTAGCTCGCCACGTACAGGTGGAGCTTCGCGTCGTGCTTCGAGATCCAATCGTTGCCGAGGACGTAACGAAGATTGGACGATCGGATTTTGGTGACGATGTAGTGGAGATTATTCGCCAGGAAGAGATACGATAGACCGACGTCCTTGTAGAGCTCGGCCTTTCCGTCGAGCTTACAGAGGAGGACTAGTATCAGCCATGCGAATAGGACGGTGATCGAGGACAACGGGTCTTCCGCTGTGGGTGAATTCTCAATTAACAGCTCCGGTAATGGCGATTGTACTGGTAATGGCTGATTTGAATATACTTCAACGAGAGTTCCGCTGTAGTCGACGAGTGCGCAGACATAGTTCATGACGTTGTGGGTGAGCGGATGGATTCCGCCGCCCGGGACCGGCAATCGGCAATTGTCCTTCTGAAGTGCTGATTCGAAATCGCGTATCATGGTACGGACCACATCGCCGAGCTTGGCAACTGCGGTGGCAGCTTGCGAACGGACGGTGGATGTTGATTCGCAGGAGAAGATCGATTCGATGTCGGGAATGAGTTCGGAGAGGGTGTCGCAGAGATCTAGGATTGGGAATATCTTCTCCGGCAATTTTTTACATTTCGTCGCGACCGATTCTGGGAATGCGAACAGATCGACGGCAGCATCTTTCACAATTTCAGCAAAACAGGTTTCTTCGATCGCACCAGAGGCCGCGAAGACGTGATCGCAGAGAATCCGCTCACCGGAGAAGAGTGTTTTAACGGCGATTTTCGATGAATTCAACCAGATTTTGATCTTCGGCTCGGCGATATCCCAATTGAGCTTGTGGATTTGATGTGGGCCCAATCGTTCGAATCCGAGCGTGTGGAGCCCTTCATCGATGATCGATTTCCGCAGAGTTTTATAGATTTTGAGACATTCCTTTCCATAACCAGATGAGATCATGCATTCGGCAATTGATTGGACGTCTAACATTGCGGGCGACGAGAGCCGTTCGTTTTGTTGGATCGATTCGCGGGTAGTGAGGGAGTCCTCATCAGAGCCTGTGTCGGAGTAATCATAGTCCGATCCGATCGATCTTATCGATAAGCGGCCGGATATTGAGTCGGGATCCAGGTTGTCGCGATTAACGGACATGATATGGTAGAATTCCCGGCCGAGGCGGTCCATGGCAGTCTGCATGAGGGTTTGGGCACGCACCAGATTGTTGTGGgagcttgaatttgagcttgattcGGAGACGAAGAAGAGCATGGATTCCTGGAGTTTTTTGATGGCCGTGAGGAAATCCCGACCCTCTTGGTGATCGCCGTAGAATGGGGTGGGGTCCGCGGCGTGTTTGGCGATCACCGATTCGGCGGTTGCGATGTTATCCTCCATCATGGATTGGGAGAGTGTGTGGTGAGGATGGGGAGGAGTGGATGGGGATTTGTGAGGGGTGGAGGGGCATTTTGgggaagaagaagtagaagagtGAAAGGAGGGAGAGGAGATGGAGGAAAAGGAGGATTTGAAGGAGTGGAGAATGGAGAGggtgtttgagtttttgattggcatgtttggaaggaaaTGGattgtaatttggaaagattgggTTTTGGGAAGAGAGGAATAAGCTCTGCTTTGTTTGAGGGAGTTTGGCGAGGGGTTTAAATAGATTGGGATGGAGGGAAAAAGTTCCTTTCAGCAGAGGGGGGGAATTCTATGAACCTGGGGCGTAGGATGTGTATACAGTCCTTGGTTTTTTTTGGTcccaacaagtggggcccataggcATTGTATGATACAATTGCCCGTCTCTGGAGGGTATACACCCGCTTTCAATTCTGGAAAGTGGGGCCCGTTTTTTgaaaatctagaccgttggtttgTCGCATAAGAACATGAATGGATTTTGGCCAAAAAATCTCATTCGTCCGAACAATATTAAACTTTTGAATTGGGTATAAAAACAAACAGTTGATGAGAACGGTGCAATTCATAAGAATGAATCCCAAATATCAGCAGCTGGGGATtttatgatgggcccacttgTCAGAAAGGGTGTGGATGATGCAATTCctcgtggggcccatggttcagttgtCCATTGCTAGTGGGAAATACGGTAAACTGATCCCTGCGGTTGTTCTGTTGTGCCC
This window encodes:
- the LOC131244244 gene encoding exocyst complex component EXO70H1-like codes for the protein MPIKNSNTLSILHSFKSSFSSISSPSFHSSTSSSPKCPSTPHKSPSTPPHPHHTLSQSMMEDNIATAESVIAKHAADPTPFYGDHQEGRDFLTAIKKLQESMLFFVSESSSNSSSHNNLVRAQTLMQTAMDRLGREFYHIMSVNRDNLDPDSISGRLSIRSIGSDYDYSDTGSDEDSLTTRESIQQNERLSSPAMLDVQSIAECMISSGYGKECLKIYKTLRKSIIDEGLHTLGFERLGPHQIHKLNWDIAEPKIKIWLNSSKIAVKTLFSGERILCDHVFAASGAIEETCFAEIVKDAAVDLFAFPESVATKCKKLPEKIFPILDLCDTLSELIPDIESIFSCESTSTVRSQAATAVAKLGDVVRTMIRDFESALQKDNCRLPVPGGGIHPLTHNVMNYVCALVDYSGTLVEVYSNQPLPVQSPLPELLIENSPTAEDPLSSITVLFAWLILVLLCKLDGKAELYKDVGLSYLFLANNLHYIVTKIRSSNLRYVLGNDWISKHDAKLHLYVASYENTTWGKAVASLQEDPTVVIERDAAMEVFQRFNHAFWAVYRAQTEWVVPDGSMREEMKASVKKKILTAYRAFYWKYRFLVGHEKDTDIIVPDHLETYLSELFYSSSLSGPGCNGYSRD